In Candidatus Vicinibacter proximus, the following are encoded in one genomic region:
- a CDS encoding T9SS type A sorting domain-containing protein has protein sequence MKLIVRLILLVIMNQLSAQSDYWIKTYIIKFNNRSDTNYYPNYFRSFEIRNDSIFSFLYSADTTSKLRFGTGFGILDLDGNLLQYRSIPYTGLYNYFFPEEMITFDYRNFYTSVFIKTNNEAILKYNYLTEETKIYDIRNSVCDSCFLRFGGMAKDPNGYLIVAHNISVPNQQDSFYRKVQVIKMDQQGNKLWTKVLGGASTNGNSNTCNSAYVDREGYYYIGTSYENQFGYYLTIVYKLDSLGNVINEFKSKNNQQLGAVYDICQLSNGDFYLSSERCDLYQRRYSLSTEGVTLLGPDLSFKKSKTIGSHLYGWQGSLYYEKIIPANDEGILLSYNGYNYFSYTRYDSTKMKLDTVNTSIQKASLIKLNSNLDSIWRRKYVLREGIVKHWTDAEESKIFELKALPDKSGYLLGGYSYRDNAYEKLKEAPYMPLLIKVDNDGCIIPDCGKTNNIDTKAEEGNKLFTIYPNPFSDRLIIQNYSSNKLLYRVHDMQGKLMTEWYCDDPEETNIVLTHHWPIGVYVVNAVDSDGLAHSESIIKQ, from the coding sequence ATGAAACTCATAGTAAGATTGATATTATTAGTAATAATGAACCAGCTCAGCGCTCAGAGTGATTACTGGATAAAGACTTATATTATTAAGTTTAACAATAGATCTGATACTAATTATTATCCAAATTACTTTAGATCATTTGAAATTAGAAATGATTCAATATTTAGTTTCCTCTACTCAGCAGACACAACAAGTAAGTTAAGGTTTGGAACAGGCTTTGGAATATTAGATTTAGATGGTAATTTATTGCAGTATAGGTCAATTCCATATACGGGATTATATAATTACTTTTTTCCAGAGGAGATGATAACATTTGATTATCGCAATTTTTATACCTCAGTATTTATTAAAACCAATAATGAAGCCATTTTAAAGTATAATTATCTTACGGAGGAAACAAAAATCTATGACATTCGTAATAGTGTGTGTGATAGCTGTTTTTTAAGATTTGGAGGCATGGCCAAAGATCCTAATGGGTATCTAATTGTGGCGCATAACATATCAGTACCTAATCAGCAAGATTCATTCTATCGCAAAGTACAGGTAATTAAGATGGATCAACAAGGTAATAAGCTATGGACCAAAGTACTTGGGGGGGCTTCAACCAATGGAAATTCTAATACATGTAATTCAGCTTATGTTGACAGGGAAGGTTATTACTATATAGGAACTAGTTATGAGAATCAATTTGGATATTATCTTACCATTGTGTATAAATTGGATAGTCTTGGCAATGTAATAAATGAGTTCAAGAGTAAGAATAATCAACAGCTTGGTGCAGTTTATGATATCTGTCAATTAAGCAATGGAGACTTTTACTTGTCATCAGAACGATGCGATCTATATCAACGTAGATATAGTTTATCGACAGAAGGAGTTACCTTGTTAGGTCCGGATTTAAGTTTCAAGAAATCCAAAACTATTGGAAGCCATCTTTATGGATGGCAAGGATCACTTTATTATGAAAAGATAATCCCAGCCAATGACGAAGGAATATTGTTAAGTTATAATGGATATAACTATTTTAGCTATACACGATATGACAGTACTAAGATGAAACTTGATACCGTTAATACATCGATTCAGAAAGCTTCTCTAATTAAACTCAACAGCAATCTAGATAGCATCTGGAGAAGAAAGTATGTCCTGCGTGAAGGCATTGTAAAGCATTGGACAGATGCTGAAGAGAGTAAAATATTTGAACTTAAGGCCTTGCCTGATAAGTCTGGTTACTTGCTGGGAGGATATTCTTATCGGGATAATGCATATGAGAAGCTGAAAGAAGCTCCTTATATGCCATTGTTAATCAAGGTAGATAATGATGGGTGTATTATACCTGATTGTGGTAAAACTAATAATATTGATACCAAGGCAGAGGAAGGAAATAAGCTCTTTACAATCTATCCTAATCCATTTTCAGATAGGCTTATCATTCAGAATTATTCCAGCAATAAGTTACTATATCGGGTGCATGACATGCAAGGCAAGCTAATGACAGAATGGTATTGCGATGACCCTGAAGAAACCAATATCGTTCTAACTCATCATTGGCCTATTGGTGTGTATGTTGTCAATGCAGTAGATTCTGATGGGCTAGCACATTCAGAGTCAATCATTAAGCAATGA
- a CDS encoding MATE family efflux transporter, which translates to MKKQFIPFREYKEIFSLAIPIIIGNLSQMMLNIIDAMMVGRLGYKELAASSLVNNILSIPFVACIGLTTVIAPMVAECRGKNKIRETGMLLFNTKLVVAVVTFLIILLLLIFRNVVYHLNQDPEVVTLGIPFFKWMCWSIFPMIIFLSVKQFYDGLERTRLPMILSFLSIGINALLNYILVFGNFGFPRLELEGSGMATFITRVVIMLVLIIHLFFSGSFAGYGLHFRKINFYLIQKFLKLSIPSAWQYASEVGAFAVLAIIVGWFGAVQLAAHHVAISIAAFAFMFSMGLSSAASIKVGEALGKTDLSLARHYGRMIVNIAIVYGILVAMIFIFFRGLIPLAFNENEKVIFLASQLLLLAAAFQVSDALQAVGIGLLRGLQDVRVPTILTTISYWFIGIPSGYILATYFELKAFGVWIGFVICLSFMAYFLIRRFYRITRLKDS; encoded by the coding sequence ATGAAAAAACAGTTTATCCCTTTCCGGGAATACAAAGAGATATTTTCACTGGCCATCCCCATTATTATTGGGAACCTTTCTCAAATGATGTTGAATATCATTGATGCTATGATGGTAGGAAGATTGGGGTATAAGGAACTCGCCGCCTCCTCTCTTGTGAACAACATACTAAGCATACCTTTTGTGGCTTGCATAGGACTTACCACCGTAATTGCTCCAATGGTAGCCGAGTGCCGTGGAAAAAATAAAATCAGAGAAACAGGAATGCTCTTGTTTAATACCAAGCTTGTGGTGGCAGTGGTTACTTTTCTGATCATATTATTGTTGCTCATTTTTAGAAATGTAGTCTATCATCTGAATCAAGATCCTGAAGTAGTGACTTTAGGGATCCCATTTTTTAAATGGATGTGCTGGTCTATTTTTCCCATGATCATTTTTCTTAGTGTAAAACAGTTTTATGATGGTTTGGAGCGAACCAGGTTGCCAATGATTTTATCATTTTTATCCATAGGTATTAATGCATTACTGAATTATATCCTTGTATTTGGAAATTTTGGTTTTCCAAGATTGGAGTTGGAGGGTAGTGGTATGGCTACTTTTATTACCAGAGTTGTTATCATGTTGGTTTTGATCATTCATTTATTTTTTTCAGGAAGTTTTGCAGGTTATGGTTTGCATTTCAGAAAAATAAATTTTTATTTAATTCAAAAATTTCTCAAATTATCTATTCCATCCGCCTGGCAGTATGCTTCGGAAGTTGGGGCCTTTGCAGTTCTTGCAATCATTGTAGGATGGTTTGGGGCAGTGCAGTTGGCAGCGCATCATGTGGCCATTTCCATAGCTGCTTTTGCATTTATGTTTTCTATGGGATTGTCTTCTGCAGCAAGTATAAAAGTTGGCGAAGCATTGGGCAAGACCGATTTATCACTTGCGCGTCATTATGGTAGGATGATTGTCAATATTGCAATCGTTTATGGGATACTCGTTGCTATGATTTTTATTTTTTTCAGAGGGTTAATTCCATTGGCTTTCAACGAAAATGAAAAGGTTATTTTTCTTGCTAGTCAATTACTGTTGCTTGCTGCGGCATTCCAGGTTTCAGATGCCTTGCAGGCAGTTGGGATAGGCCTCTTAAGAGGATTACAAGACGTTCGTGTCCCCACCATATTGACCACCATATCTTATTGGTTTATAGGGATTCCATCAGGTTATATTTTAGCAACCTATTTTGAATTAAAAGCATTTGGGGTGTGGATTGGATTTGTCATTTGTCTGAGTTTTATGGCTTACTTTCTGATCCGAAGATTTTACCGGATTACAAGATTAAAAGATTCTTGA
- a CDS encoding tRNA-(ms[2]io[6]A)-hydroxylase: MPRVREITKLGLHLPTDPRWVDLASMKLEDILTDHAFCEQKAASACISLIQLYPEYDELVTNVAPVVTEEWGHFRQVVAELKKRGLKLGFQRKDEYVSDLLKFHKKGGSKKDRLLDLLLTCALIEARSCERFRLLSLGLEEEELRNFYHQFMVSEAGHYRMFLDLADHYFDPIIVRARWKEYLDYEADVIAKLGPRGDRMH, from the coding sequence ATGCCTAGAGTAAGAGAAATTACCAAACTGGGCTTGCATCTTCCAACAGATCCACGATGGGTTGATCTTGCAAGCATGAAACTTGAAGACATACTCACCGATCATGCATTCTGCGAACAAAAAGCCGCCAGTGCATGCATTAGCTTGATACAATTATATCCGGAATATGACGAACTGGTCACCAATGTTGCACCGGTAGTTACTGAAGAATGGGGACATTTCAGACAAGTGGTCGCAGAGTTAAAAAAACGCGGCCTTAAGTTAGGCTTCCAGCGAAAAGACGAATATGTTTCTGATCTTTTAAAATTTCACAAAAAAGGAGGCAGCAAGAAAGACCGACTTTTAGATTTGCTGCTTACCTGTGCCTTGATTGAAGCCAGAAGCTGTGAGCGATTTCGATTACTGTCACTTGGATTGGAGGAAGAAGAACTCAGAAATTTTTATCATCAATTTATGGTTTCCGAGGCCGGGCATTACAGAATGTTTCTGGATCTGGCAGATCATTATTTTGATCCAATAATAGTTCGCGCGAGGTGGAAGGAATATTTGGATTACGAAGCCGATGTTATCGCAAAACTTGGGCCGCGAGGAGACAGGATGCACTGA